The sequence GCGGAAGCGCCGAACCCCAGGGACGCACAAAGCCCACCTTCTCCCAGTGTATGGGAGCAGGTGGGCTCAGAATAACGCGTCTACGTCAGGTGCTTAGGCAGCCTTCGGAGCGTTGACGTCCTCCGGCAGAGCAGCCTTAGCGGCCTCGCAGAGTGCGGAGAAAGCCTCGAAGTCATTGACGGCAAGCTCAGCGAGGATCTTGCGGTCGACCTCGATCTCAGCCAGGCGCAGGCCGTGGATGAGACGGTTGTAGGTGATGTCATTCATACGAGCAGCCGCGTTGATGCGCTGGATCCACAGCTTGCGGAACTCGGACTTACGGGCGCGACGATCGCGGTAAGCGTAAGTCATGGAGTGCAGCCACTGCTCCTTGGCCTTACGGTACAGGCGGGAACGCTGGCCGCGGTAGCCCTTAGCGGACTTCAGGATCGCGCGGCGCTTCTTCTTGGCGTTAACTGAGCGCTTTACTCGTGCCACAGTAATACTTCCTTATCTTGATTGTGAGTGTGTGGGGATGGGGAGTTCGGCGCTAACTAGGCGCGGCCGAGAAGGCGCTTGATGCGCTTGGTGTCTGCCTTGGCAACGTCCTCGGTGCCCTTCAGGCGACGGGTGCGCTTGGACGGCTTGCCCTCCAGAAGGTGGCGGCGGTTAGCCTGCTCGCGACGCAGCTTGCCGGAGCCGGTCACCTTGATGCGCTTGGCGGTGCCCTTGTGAGTCTTCTGCTTCATGAGAATTAAATCCTTAAATCCTAAGTGGAGCGTGGTCTACTTCTTGCCCTTGCGGACGGGTCCCAGGACCATGGTCATGTTGCGACCATCCTGCTTGGGGCGCGACTCCACGACGCCGATGTCGGCGACGTCGTCAGCCAAGCGCTCCAACAGGCGGAAACCGAGCTCCGGTCGCGACTGCTCACGACCACGGAACATGATGGTCACCTTAACCTTGGAACCCTTCTCCAGGAAGCGCACCACATTACCCTTTTTGGTCTCGTAATCGTGATCATCAATCTTCGGACGGAACTTCTGTTCCTTCACCACAGTCTGCTGCTGATTCTTACGGGACTCGCGGGCCTTCTGAGCCTGCTCGTACTTAAACTTTCCGTAATCCATGATCTTGGCTACGGGCGGCTTCGCGTTCGGCGCAACCTCGACCAAGTCAAGATCCGCTTCGTACGCAAGCTTGCGAGCATCGTCAGTACGAACGATGCCCACCTGTTCACCACCGGGGCCAACTAGACGGACCTCGGGTACTCGGATGCGCTCATTAATGCGAGCTTCAGCGCTGATTGTGGTTCTCCTCGATTGTGGGGTTAGTAGTGTGCCTACCGTGACCACAAACGAATAAATCCCGGGTGCCACTGGCAACCGGGAGTTTCTAACAAGCACGCACCACTCACGTGGCACCTACTCTTTACCTTTATCCTGCACCTACACAAAGTGTGAAGCGCGGCTTCGGGTGGGAGAAACTCCGCTTGCGGCCCAAGTACCTCCTGGAGGAGGCGCTACGGGCGGTAGTGGGATCAACCCTAACACCCACGGGGCACGGAACCAAATCACCGCACGGAGGTGCGTGTCGAGGCGGTGCTTGACGACGCCCCCGAGGTCATTGTCACGCTTGACCGAGCCCCCGTCGCCGTCGCCGCGCTGCTCACGGAACTGGTGGCACTCGTGGGTTTCGGTTCACACTCCTCCACTGGTTTCAGCGTACCTGCATCAAGTGCCTCAGTGACCACACGATCAACACCAGCCGCAAGGACGTTCAAGGCTGGGATAGCCTGTTCAGCACTTACTCCTGGCATGGTGACCTCGATTGCCAAGCCCACGGAGCCGCCACTTCCGGTATCGCGCACGCCAAGCTGGCGGTGAGTGTAGCTGTTGTCTTCCTCGGACAGGCCCCAGCCGCCCTTGGCGCGCGTGTCTGGAAGTTTGTCCAAACCGTTGTCCTGCCACGCAACAATCTGGTCCATCACTTCATAGACGTACTCCGCTTCGGGGATACACGGCAGATGCGAACCAAACACAGCTTGGTCCTTCAACAACCAGGTTGAGTAGCCGAACGGTTCTTCCAGTTCGCCGCGGGAATCGTACTCCGCCAGCAGCTTTTTCACGGCCTGCCCGGCGTCTCCCTCGTTCCACCCCACGTGGGACCACAGGGCATACGCCGCGTCGTTATCAGATTCCTTAATGGCCAAGTCAACAAGGT is a genomic window of Corynebacterium singulare containing:
- the rplT gene encoding 50S ribosomal protein L20; this translates as MARVKRSVNAKKKRRAILKSAKGYRGQRSRLYRKAKEQWLHSMTYAYRDRRARKSEFRKLWIQRINAAARMNDITYNRLIHGLRLAEIEVDRKILAELAVNDFEAFSALCEAAKAALPEDVNAPKAA
- the rpmI gene encoding 50S ribosomal protein L35; the encoded protein is MKQKTHKGTAKRIKVTGSGKLRREQANRRHLLEGKPSKRTRRLKGTEDVAKADTKRIKRLLGRA
- the infC gene encoding translation initiation factor IF-3; translation: MVTVGTLLTPQSRRTTISAEARINERIRVPEVRLVGPGGEQVGIVRTDDARKLAYEADLDLVEVAPNAKPPVAKIMDYGKFKYEQAQKARESRKNQQQTVVKEQKFRPKIDDHDYETKKGNVVRFLEKGSKVKVTIMFRGREQSRPELGFRLLERLADDVADIGVVESRPKQDGRNMTMVLGPVRKGKK
- a CDS encoding S-adenosylmethionine synthetase, coding for MIRTTMTPPRLGASLTAVSLAACAAVTGCSRPDNAPGPMEETDHSVMRTGQASDYDIKAALNEVIRGVETDFEDYEIRAGVAVADSTGAVQVGLRGEEPTWSTVKVPIAIAALRDGASSDLVDLAIKESDNDAAYALWSHVGWNEGDAGQAVKKLLAEYDSRGELEEPFGYSTWLLKDQAVFGSHLPCIPEAEYVYEVMDQIVAWQDNGLDKLPDTRAKGGWGLSEEDNSYTHRQLGVRDTGSGGSVGLAIEVTMPGVSAEQAIPALNVLAAGVDRVVTEALDAGTLKPVEECEPKPTSATSSVSSAATATGARSSVTMTSGASSSTASTRTSVR